Proteins encoded within one genomic window of Microcebus murinus isolate Inina chromosome 8, M.murinus_Inina_mat1.0, whole genome shotgun sequence:
- the RTP5 gene encoding LOW QUALITY PROTEIN: receptor-transporting protein 5 (The sequence of the model RefSeq protein was modified relative to this genomic sequence to represent the inferred CDS: inserted 1 base in 1 codon; deleted 2 bases in 2 codons) has product MAGAGADVWARTFAQLMAETKPQDNWALLPQDSLAAGCLDSGGLQYQLKGLSRLQCSRCLWAWSSAHVHVLFHLWWDRDSRRGLVKMRVWGQRCRLCPPPPPVDCHVSPLNVHIFLSRLVLHILQKCYGDRLSPDQCPQMCFGDRCEACHLRVCFLQKVPDPAWGPVAGSPVAAERSHAGNDGRVPVAALGGSSSISRGTPPSAPSSGPPASFVSVPFSLVDMGMDQGPVAHGGASPGGSSLPAAGSXGPSVLCKGSICLSGSSTAAPEGKGIAVGVRDPIFQGRGLLRKVQRTFELGDFLFRAGGTSSRPGHGGQGRLHLLGGGWRAGGGPTAREEHSVTFPFALTEDADAFAGVAQGNRKEGGHQGLATAGHDLSPATNAGGLTSEGEGSLASSSLPGGVKGRDSFTDITEGREKEDGSQGPAGHESCPPASAHSPVCVSEGSITIPFSVLDMILKGPGHTAHGPQDNGLVTYSDCRKRRLRSRSLGKPSRGRRREADLCPGRACRRPPAEPYKDVWIWVSTTVCIFWLLCTCRLNPGISPGQV; this is encoded by the exons atggccggggctggggctgacGTGTGGGCCCGCACCTTTGCCCAGCTGATGGCCGAAACGAAGCCCCAGGACAACTGGGCTCtgctcccccaggacagtctggCTGCAGGGTGCCTGGACAGTGGTGGTCTCCAGTACCAGCTGAAGGGTCTCTC CAGGCTCCAGTGCAGCCGCTGCCTGTGGGCCTGGTCCTCCGCCCACGTGCACGTCCTCTTCCACCTGTGGTGGGACAGGGACAGCCGCCGGGGGCTGGTGAAGATGCGCGTCTGGGGCCAGCGGTGCCggctgtgtcccccccccccc cccgtggatTGCCATGTGAGCCCTCTCAACGTCCACATCTTCCTCAGCAGGCTGGTCCTGCACATCCTGCAGAAATGCTACGGGGACAGGCTCAGCCCAGACCAGTGTCCCCAGATGTGCTTTGGGGACCGCTGTGAGGCCTGCCACCTGAGGGTCTGCTTCCTCCAGAAGGTCCCAGACCCTGCCTGGGGGCCGGTGGCCGGGAGCCCTGTCGCTGCCGAGCGCAGCCATGCCGGGAACGACGGTCGCGTCCCCGTTGCTGCCCTGGGCGGCAGCAGCTCCATCTCTAGGGGCACACCACCGTCCGCCCCCAGCAGTGGCCCCCCGGCCAG CTTTGTCTCTGTGCCCTTCTCCCTTGTGGACATGGGCATGGACCAGGGGCCAGTCGCCCACGGTGGTGCCTCCCCTGGGGGCAGCTCCCTCCCTGCAGCTGGCA GAGGGCCAAGCGTCCTCTGCAAGGGCTCCATCTGTCTGTCCGGGAGCTCCACAGCTGCCCCTGAGGGCAAAGGCATCGCGGTGGGCGTCAGAGACCCCATCTTCCAGGGCAGAGGCCTCCTCCGCAAAGTCCAGAGGACCTTCGAGCTCGGAGACTTCCTCTTCAGAGCCGGTGGCACCTCCTCCCGCCCT GGCCATGGGGGACAAGGACGCCTTCACCTGCTGGGCGGAgggtggagggcaggagggggccCCACGGCCAGGGAGGAGCACTCGGTCACATTCCCCTTCGCCCTCACCGAGGACGCAGACGCCTTCGCTGGTGTTGCCCAAGGCAACCGGAAGGAGGGTGGCCACCAGGGCCTCGCCACTGCCGGTCACGACCTCAGTCCAGCGACCAATGCCGGTGGCCTCACTTCTGAGGGTGAGGgctccctggcctcctcctcccttcctggtGGCGTCAAAGGCAGAGACTCTTTCACTGACATCACCgaaggcagagagaaggaagacGGCAGCCAGGGCCCTGCGGGCCACGAGTCCTGCCCGCCGGCCAGCGCCCACAGCCCCGTCTGCGTCAGCGAGGGCTCCATCACCATCCCCTTCTCAGTCCTGGACATGATTCTCAAGGGCCCCGGCCACACCGCCCACGGCCCCCAAGACAATGGCTTGGTCACCTACAGCGATTGCAGGAAGAGGCGGCTGAGGTCCAGG TCGCTCGGCAAGCCCAGCCGTGGCCGCCGCAGAGAGGCAGACCTCTGCCCTGGCCGCGCCTGCCGAAGGCCACCGGCCGAGCCCTACAAGGACGTGTGGATCTGGGTTTCCACGACCGTCTGCATCTTCTGGCTGCTGTGCACGTGCAGACTGAACCCTGGCATCTCCCCCGGGCAAGTGTGA